CCCGAGTTACTCCCCACGCCTTCTCCCCAGGGCGGGGCAGCTCCCACCCGGACCCCCAAGGACAGCGAGAACGAACTCACCACGAATTCTGGACGCTGAGCTCCGGGCTAGcccctctttcctccccagCGGGTTTTATAGCCCCGGAGCCCGGCCCAGAGCGCATGTGACCAGGACCCGCCCGCCGGGGCCGGCCCGGGGCGGTCCGGGAGCACCGACGAGCGGGGAGCGGCTGAGACACCATCCCCCCACCCTGGGACTCAGACCCCcctagaccaggctgctctgaCCCTCCCTGGAAATAGGACTGGGACTCTTCGGAACCGTGATCCCCTGCAACTGGGATCCCCCGGGTCAGGCTGAGCCGAGCCCCTCCACCAGAGCAAGatccccccccgccccgggaATGGATCCCCCGGGACCTGGCGGCACCGACCCATCCCTCCCCAGGACCCGATCCCACAGCACCATGACGCACTGACCCCCCCGGACCGGGCGGTACCGACCCACCGGGGACACCCCCCACCTTCCCAGGACCGGATCCCTCGGGACCGGGTGGCACAGATCCCCCCGGGATGCGAGACCCCCCGCCCAAGGTCTCCCCGGAACCAGACCCCCCCGGACCAGACTGCACTGACCTCTCCGCCCCGGACCGGGCTGTACCAACCCCCTCCCCCACACCAGATTCCCCCTGGCACCAGATTGGGATACAGTGACCCCCCAGTATCAATCCCCACCACAGGACCAGGATGGACCCAACGCCCCCAGGCCCGAACCCCCCCAAGCCAGGctgcacacaccccccccccaatccccgTGCTGCACCGACCCCCCCACAGCACGGGGCTCCCCGTGTTCCCCTTACCTGACCCAGTGCAGAAGGTCAGACTGATCCCAGTCCCGGGGTGGGGGGCAGTGGGTGGGTGCCACCCTGCTGGTGTCGGGGATCCCCCCGGCCCTGCCCCGCTGTAGCGATAACCAGGACGAAGTCCAGTGCCACACGGCCCGGGTCACAGTCCAGCCCCCCCGGGCACCCCTCGGCACCTTCTGACCTGTTCCCCCCTCACCAGCAAAACCTTCCCTGCGGAGTCTTGTGAGGAGCCCCCCCCAGACGTGGTGGCTCCACTGCTATGACTAAGGACTAaaaaattgtttgggtttttgttgttttttttttcccttttaatgaTTTTGGAGACACCAAGACAAGAGATCCTGGGACAGAAGGTCCTGGTATTTATTCTCTGGGCTTGGGGACCCTGTGGGGAGCCCCGGGGCGGGCAGGGCTGGACAGACTCCCTGTCCTTCAGATGCCACCATCCCATCCCCAAACGCGACCCCCAGCTGCGGCATCAGGGGTCCTACTCAGGTCGCCGACTCCATTGTCACCTGATCCCTGGCGGGGCTGGGCTTGGCTGCTGTGGGTGCTCCCCAGATTGCTTGGTGGCACCAAGAGGAGGGTTCAATgttggctgcagagctggggggcagggggcaccCGGTGCGTCCCCCCGACGGTGACACAACCCTCCCACTTGGCCATGTCCACCGGGACGTCCTCCGGGTATTCCACCAGGGTGGGGGCGAAGGGTCCCACGAGCCAGGGCAGGGGCGTGTGCTGCCCCACgtactccagcagctcctccacgCTCAGCTGCGCCCGCGTCACGGTCTCCCGGCTCTGCGCCAGCACCAGGTCCGACAGGTCGTGGAGGGAGCGGGCGTTGGAGAGGGAAGCCTGGACGCCCTCCACGCCGTGACGGATGTGTCCTGCTGTCTCCTGCACGCTGCTGGGGAGACTCCGGGCACCGCTGGCCAAGCGGGTGCAGGTGCTGTGGAGCTGGTGGAGAAGCCCCCGCACCATGGCCAGCGTCCGCACCTCCACCTGCGGGGCACcggcagcagctctggggtgcGGTGTGACCCTGGTATGGCAGGGCTCAGCCCCACACACCTTGGTGTCCCCCATGAGCATGGCCCCCTACCCCACACCTTGCCGTCCATCATGGGCACAGCCTCCCCACTCCATACCTTGGTGTCCTCCACCAACTTGATCCCCCCACCTTATATACCTTGGTGTCCTCAACAGCCATGGTCCCTCACCCCATACCTTGGTGTCCCCCACCCTACATTGTCCTTCCAGAGCATGGGCCCTCAGCCTGTGCTTGATGTCCTCCATGGCACCCCCACCCTGTACCTCACTCTCCTCCATGGGCTCAGCATCTTGCCCATCCTGCTGGCTCCACTCCAGCCACATGTTGTGGAGATGCTGCCGGGTGCTCTGGACGTGCCCGTCTGTATCTTGCCGCCCCTGTTCGATCTGCGGGAAGGGGCAGCCCGAGGTGGGAGGAGCACCCCAGGGGTAGGGTGGGCAGCCGGGGCTGGCACCGTCCCCACCACATCCTTACCAGTTCGAAGACGCGGCGGAGCTGGGACAGGAGGTGGTGGGCGCTGTGCCGTGCCCGCCGCAGCTCGCCCAGGGAGCCCCGCAGGGCTCGGTCCCGCAGCCGGGCCGAGAGCTCGCCCACCCGCACGAAGCAGCTCTGACGCCGTCCCTGCCGCTCAGCCACTGCCACCTCTTCCACCGCTGCggggacaggaggtgacacCGGGATGAGCCACCCCAGAGCTCCACACCCCACCATCGGGCTGCGGGATGCTTGGCCACCGGCTGATGGGAAGGTGCCACCAAAAAGCCTCTGGGGTCACCTCTCGGGGTGACACGGGGATGTCCCTGCCCACCGCTGCCCCGTGCCGCGCTATAAATACCCGCGGGGGGTGGCACGGGGCTATGTTTGCTGTCTGCTTTCCAGGTGAGAGTTCAGCCACCACCGCGTCACCGTCCCCAGCGTTGGGGACAGTCCCTGCTGCCGTGCCACGCTGGCCGTGACCATCACGTGGGGCTTGGTGGTGGCCACAACCACCAGAGGGGGCTCAGTGGTGTCTTAGCGCGGCAGACACCCAAAGACCACCACGGGATGGGGTGAAGTgggggcacggggggggggTTGACACCCCAAATTTGAGAGATGGGtttgttggggggtttttttggcactCACCCGGCTCCTCGCTCCCCTCGGGCAGGTAGGGTTCCACCATCTCCTCTGATCTGCCCAGCACAGTGTCCACCCCCGTGGCCAGCAGCCGGCCCAGGCTGGACCCAACCATGCTGCTCACgctgctgctgagcacccagCGTGTCCTTTCCACGCTGCCCCACACCAGCCCCACCGCCCCACGCACCGTGGAGGACACCAGCTCCCTGGTGTCTGCCACCACCTGCCAGGGGACAACAAAGGGGTGGATTTGTCCCAGCACCTCATCCAGGGATGGATGTGTATACGTGTCCCCCAAAcccctgtcccccccacccccagggcAGGCATTACCTGTGAAgggggctgctgcaggatgggcagcttctcctccagcttATCCAGCCCTTTGCAGGCGTACTCATTAGCAGTGGAAACTGAGGAGGAGACAAGAAATGGGGTTTAACATCTTGGGGCCATGCAACAGCTACAGGCAGGTTGGTTTGGAGGGGCCCCCAGAATTCATGGGGAGCTGCTCCTCCAATGCTTTGCAGGTGGATTTGATGGTGGTGAAAAtaagataagaaaataaatgagtttAACACCCTGCTGCCTCACAAAAGCTCTGCTTGGGCCAGTTTTGGGGGCACCCCAGAACTCATGGGGTGCTGCCCCCTATCCACCAGCCCCTCCCACACACATCCCTTTTGGTGATAGAAACCAGGGACACAACCCCAGCTCTGTCCTTACCAGAGCTCTGCTAGGGACAGCTTTTGGGGCACCCCAAacctcctgggtgctgctgcccacctcccaccccatccccactcACTCTGGGGCTCCAGCTTggtgaggaggggctgagccCCACTGACAGCCACTGCTGTCAGGGTCTTCACCCCCTTTTCGGCAGCATCACAGACAGTCCTGACGTAGGGGTGGCTCTGCTTGGTGGAGGTGTAGGCAGTGCAGACTGCCCTGCAGGCACAGCTCACCAGGGCCAGGTTGGCCACCCGGCTCACCACATTCTGCTGGGGTGCAGAGGGGGAGAATGGTGAGCTGGGTCCCCCCGTGATGCCCCACACCCCCCCTCCTCGCACTCCCCCTACCTTCAGCTCCTGCCCATCATCTGCCAGGACGGTGTTTTCGGCTGACATGGTAGtggaggctgcagagggaggaggtAGATCAGGGGGTGTCACCCTGTGGACCCCCAGAGGAGCCCCAACGAGGAGAGGAGCACGTGGTGGGGATGAGTTTCCTCCCgacccccagcaccctcctccatagcccccccacccctccgAGGGCTGAAAACCACCAGCTCATGACACGAGTGGGTGGCAGCTGCAGGTAAGTCCCTGGGGCAGtctgggagggggctggggctgacCTCCTGCCATGGCGAGATGCGGTGGGGCTGGGTCTCCTTGTCCCGTCTTAGGTCCCTGTTTGAGGAGAGGGAAGGTTTTGTGGTGACTCAGCCAGAGGCTGGGCTGGATGGTCCTTTTGCAAGCCTCCAGTGCAGACGTGCCACTCGTCACTGTCCCCTCGGCCGGGGTAGCCCCGAGAACACCGCGCGGGGAGAGGGACACCCGGCAGTACCCCCCACCACCGCCTGTGTCCCTTGGGGTGTCCCGTCGCTCCCCGCCGGGGACAGGGCAGTGTCCCCACCCCGCTACCCCCCTGCCGGGCGCTGGACAAGTCCGGGGGGGGCTTTAGAGAGGGGACCCTAAAGGCAGGTCCTGGGCGGCAGGTCTCACCTTGGAGGGGGTCCCTGGGATGTCCCCTCGGGTGCTCCGGGGGAGCACCCACCACGGAAGGGGTGGGACATCTGAGACACCCAccacccctccagcccctgcctgaaGCCGCAGGGCTCTCAGCAGCTCGGGTGGGCTCtgcccccgcagcccccccgggAGGACCCAGGGACCCCCGGTGCTCGCCCTGCACCCCGCGTCCGCTTCCCACCCTCCAGCCACCGCCAAGTCCCACGGACGGTACTTACGGGAGGTGGTGGGGGGTCTGTCGCGACCCCCCCCCGATCGTGATCACGTTCCCCGGTCGCGATCCCCGCGTCCCCGCCCAGCGCTGGATTCATCCTTGGGGGGAGCCAATCAGCGAAGGGGAGGGACGCGTCCCCACCAATCAGGAGGGAGGGACGGGCCATGGGTGCCCGCCACGTGGGGACGGGGGCCCGATCCTGCCCGGGACGGCCCGGGAACACCGAGGGGACACCCCGGGTGGGGACCAGGGCTGGAGACACCGCCCTGTGACACGTGTCCCTCCCCGTGGTGTCCCCACCCCAGGTGTCCCCATCCTGGTCTGCCCTCGCCAGGTGTCCCCTCACCAAGTGACCCAGCACCAGGTGTCCCCGTGCCCAACACCTCCACACCAAACCTGTCTCTTTGCCATCTGTCCCCATGCCAAGTGTCCCCACTCCCCATGGCCCCATACCAAGTGACCCAACGCCCGGGTGTCGTCACACCAAGCATCTCCCTACCAAGTGTCCTCACAccaggggacagcagtgtcACCCTGTGCCATAGGGTGGGAGAGGGTGCTGGGCAATCACCAGCAGGGTGGGGAACCCACCGGCCTGGACAGGAACAGGCACAGGCAAGGGACACTTCCCAGGGTGACAAACAGGATAAAGTGTGCGATGGCACCACCGTGGCAGCAGCATTGGTGGCAGGATCCAGCCTGCTGGCATCGAGGTGGCCGCTGTCACTGAGGGGTTGTTCAAGCCATTGTCACCACCCTCCCAATGCCAGCTCTGCACCCCTGGCCAGGGAAATGTCCCCACCCGCATGTCCCCCCCTCCCGGACCCTCTCGGTTCTCCCCCCACCTTCCCACGTGGCTGGAGAAGCTCCTTGGGGACCTTCCTGGGGCTGTCACCCCGGGGGGcttttgggggggctgggggattGGCCTCTCCTGCCGGTTGGGAAATCACTGCCAGCTTGCAGGGTGCCAGCAGCCGGGGCAAGCACAGGGTGCTGGTGTGTGTCCCCCCACCACGTCCCCATTCCCTgccacctctgcctcctgggGGACACGGCActgccaccccctcccaccctcacCACTTCCCCTCAGGGTGCCACAACACTGGCAGGACATGGTGCTGTACAGCACcaggggggaaactgaggcatagCAGGTGGGGGGATGATGAGGAGCAGCGGACTGACCCCTCCCCACCGTCTGTGACAGTGACAAAAGGGGGTTCGGGGGGGGCTTGCCTCTGGTACACGGGTGTTTATTGGGGTACAGACCGCGGGCGGCCGCATGCATGGCCACAGGGGGAGGGGGCACCCGCAGACCCCCACCCTATTTACAGCCTGCCATCCCCCCCCCGGGGACCTGAACCCCCCCTGGGGACCCGCCACCCCCCCCgtcccagggcaggggtggcacCGCAAGGGCACCCTTTGCCAGCAGAGAGTGGGGTGATTGGggacccctcccagccccagcggtgtccccccaccctgctgtgcttttcagggcagggggggttgcCGGGGGTAGGGTTGGATGAGCCCCCCCACCCAGCTGGCACTGGGCAGGGGGTGACCCCGGAGGAGTGTGAGTGTGCCCCACCCCCAGGTAACACAGACATTTTGGGgcctccccacccccactgcACCCCAACTGTGTCCTGACACTGCAACCAGTGGACCCTCCCCCCTGAAGCTGGGGGTCCTTACGGTGCTTGCAGCACCCACAAGCCCCCCCACACCTTGGGTGCAGCTGATGGGGCTGCggggcacagccctgctctgtgtctgtcctgctgctccccagcgATCCCCCCCAGGGGGCTGTGGGCCCTGGGTCCAGCctgggggggtggcaggggatgGATGGGACCTCCCCTCCCTCGGGGAGAGCAAAGCATCAGGGCACTGCCCCACGCCCCCCCCGACACACCCAAACCTTCTCAGGTttgtgtgtgtcccctcccccagcccatgCAAGCAtctcaccccacacccccccacacacccccacCATCCCCAAGGAACTGGGGGGGACCCCAGGGTGTCCTtagatggggaggggggggggaggtgacaccAGGTGGGACCCTATTTTCCCGAGGGAGTCCGCTCCACACCATAGTGCAGGAGATGGTGCAGGTCCGTCAGTGCCCGGGGGGGGGGGCCCAGTGGTAGTGGGGGTCCGGGGGGTGGTACTGTGCCCCCCGTAAACCCCCACCCCCTCGCCGCTGTTGAACGTGTGGTTCCTCTTGAGGTGGGCGCCGGGGCGGCCCGTGCCGTTGTTGGCGTTGAAGTTCAGTTGTTCAGGGTGCCAAGGGGGGGGCCCTTGGTTATAgtctccccccccttccccgccGGGTGCCGAGACCACCCGTCGGCGCTCGGGGCTGGGGCGGGGGGTCCCGGTGAAGTCACCGTAAGAGCTGCGAGGGGGGcggtgggtgctggtgggtgggGGGTGCTGTCGGCTACGGGAACCCTCTTGGGGGTCCCGACCTCCCCAGTCCCCCGAGGAGTTGCTGAGTTCAGCTTCCAGTTCCTGGTCCACCAAGATGGGGtggcaggagaggggggggatGCCACGCGTCGGGTGGACCCGTCCGGTGCCACCAGTGGTGCCGGAGCCACCGGGGTCCCTCAAAGCAGCGTTGATGATGTTGTGACTTTGTTCCCAAGTGCAGTTTTGGAGGGGACCGGGACAGCGTTTTTGTTGCAAAGGGGTCTGCTCCGGGGTGGGCAGGACCCCCGAATCCAGGTCGTGGTGGTGATGGGTGGTGGTCACCTTCCCCAGCTCTTTGGGCCAACCGTTGGGCATCAGCGGGGCCAGCAAGGTGCCGGGCTGGCGGCCCCGTGCCCGCCGCTCGCCCAGCCGGCTGACGCTCACCACCCCCTCGCCGTGGCCCAGGATGGTGTCCTTGTCCTTGCGCCTCGCCAGCTCCTTGCGGTCCCGGTGGCCGATGAACCAACAGACGCTGAAGCCGGAGATGACGGCGCCGATGACGAAGGCGGCGACCGAGGAGATCACCAAGAGGTTCACTGAGACCAACCCGTCCGGCTCGTCCACAAAGCTCTCGgtcaccagccctgggggatacacacagacacacagacagacagacagacagacagacagacagacagacagacacacagacacacagacacacacagacacacacagacaggcagacacacagacacagacaggcagacacacagacacacagacaggcagacacacagacacacagacacacagacagacagacagacacacagacacacagacagacagacacacagacagacacacggacagacacacagacacacacagacacacagacacacagacacagacaggcagacacacacacacagacacacagacaaagacaggcagacacagacacagacacacagacacacaaacacacatagacacacagacacaaacacacagacacacaaacacacacagacacacaaacacacacaaacacacagacacacagacacacaaacacacacagacacacagacacacagacacacagacacacaaacacacacagacacacagacacacgtCAGGGCATGGCCACGGTGGGGACCCTCAGCCTGGAAATTTTCAAGGCCAGTTTGGATGGAGCTTGGCTTTAAACTGGCAGAGGGggagatattgggaagaaattctttggggtgagggtgctgagccccctcggttgcccccagaagctgtggctgccccatccctggcagtgttgaaggttggatggggcttggagcacccattggcaggggttgggactggatcttgaaggtcccttccaacccaaaccattgaTTGTATGAGCTGGTGGTGTCACTGCCATGTCCCCAAAGCCCATCCCAAGCTCACCCTCACACTCGCCCAGGTGGGACGTGCTGCCACCAGTGATGTCCTGCTCGAAGGCcaccctggggaagggggggagagaaaTTGGGGAGGGGTCAGTGGTCCTTAATACCCAGCAGTGGGCTCCCAGCTTGCTGCAGTGCTGAGTTTGCTGGGTGTCAGCTGCTCCCCCCAGGATCTGGCAGCATTACCTGGGGTTGGGCTCCAGGAAGACACAGGAGCCCTCGGGTGTCCAGCCACAGTAGGGATCCCGGCTCCCCAGGCAATTCCTGGCAGGAGTAGAGGGGTCAGGACGGGGGACACACAACACCCCAGCCCCTAGGAGAGACCCCACCCCCAGGAGGGACCTTGCCCCGGCACCGCgccatgcctcagtttcccctggCATTGCTCCTGGCCATGCTGAGCCCTTCCCAGATGGATCCCGGCGAGTTgctgggatgggcagggaacccctcccagctcctcacagccccCCTGCCCCGGGAGGGTGGCTGAGCCCGGCAACACTCACTTCATGCAGGCTGAGTGCTGCTGGCAACGAGCCACAGGCACCCTGGCCACACAGGGGGGGAAGGCCAACAGCAGGGACCCTGCTGCCTtgtccagctccagccccaggagcCGCCGCTCGTCCTCTGTGTCCCGGCCACACCTGGGGACagggcacagctcagcctggcCCTGGCTCTGGGCCCCATTGGCCTGGAACAGAGCTGGGCCCGGAGAAGACCAGGACAGAGGAGGGCACCTCACCCACTCCTTGTGTCCCTCTgacccacccacccacccatccatccatccatccatccatccatccatccatccatcccaacCACCTCAGTCACCCTCTCCTGGCACCTTGCAACCATCAATCCTTCCCTAAACATTTCATCCACCTCCTTCGTTCGTTCGTTCGTTCGTTCGTtcgttccttccttccttccttccttccttccttccttccattccAGCCAGCCATCCAACCACTCCCTCAAGCATCCATTCAACCACTCaaccacccacccacccatccaaCCATCCATATATCCATCCCACCCACCCAACCACttacccacccacccacctgTCTACCCTGCCATGCCCccccttctttcctcccagcacccacctcccagGCTGGTAAGTCTCAAACTCCTCCAGGAAGATGCTCTGGCTGCCAGGGGTGGCAGGCgtggggctggagctggcatTGGGCTGGATGAGGAACTTGAGGACTGTGCCAGTGCTGGAACCCAGGAAGACCACGGTGTGGTTGCCCCATGGCCCCGCCGCGTTGTCCACCACGATCTTGCGGAGCTGGTACCTGAGTGGTGGAAATGGAGAAGGGCATTGGGGTATGTAAGAGCTCAGggggtggggaaactgaggcagggaaggggctggaacACCCCCTGGGGGTGGATGGACAAGCTGTGGCTGACCCAGAGAGAGAAGTCCCCAGGGAATGTGAGGAGCAGTGAAGATCCCAGATGGAAACTGGTCCAGATCCTGGCCAGGTCTCGGCCAGACCCATCTCAGATCCCACCCGTGATCTACCTCAGATCTCACCAATGAGTGGTCCCAGATCCCACTCAGGATCCAGCCCGGATTCcccccaggtccctgctggTCCCCAGCCCCACATGCCTGTCCacagccctgtgtccccaaccccagccCCGTGTTCCCATGCTCATATgactgtccccatccccacatccctgtccccagcatcaTCTCCACATCTCcacatccccacatccccaagTCCCCATCCCCACACATTCCCCACCAGTGGGGATGCTGGGGCCTGAGTGAGCACCGCTTGATTAATTCCCCACCAAGCAGCAATTAAGGCAGATTTAATTAGGACGAGACGATCTCGACTGCAACGCTGATGAGATTTAtcagctcccctggcacaggatGCACGTGGCCAGCACGGCATGAGAAGCTccagccagcacccccagcactcCCTGCACTCCTTTGCTCCCACCAGTACCCCAAGCACCCTCAGAAGCCCCAGCACCCCTCAACACCCCCTAGAGCCCCCCAGGACACCCCTCAGTTCCCCGGAGCCCCTGCGGTCCCACCCCCACCGACCGGCTCATGGTGCGGAGGATCCAGGGGACGTGACCCAGGGCTGGCACCGCCTCGTCCATCAGGGGGTGGGTCTTGACGAAGCTGAGGATCTCGTCGGGGAAGGTGCTGGAAGAGTTGTAGGGCATCCCCGGGGACGCACAGCACCCTGGCCTGCACCCACACCATGGCTCAGTGTCCCCATGGCCACCGGGACCCCTGCACCCagccccaggtgtccccagccctgctggtaCCAGCCCTggatgtccccagccctgctggtgCTGTTCCTGTGAccagccctgtccccaccaCCCTGTCTGCAGGTACCACCCCTCACCattcctgtccccatccctgttcTTATCTTGTTCCCAGCCCTGGTGGTACCAGCCCTggatgtccccagccctgctggcacTGGGCCTGGATCTCACTGTCCCTGTCACtgttcccatccctgctggcactgctgacCCTGGCTGACCCCAACCCCGTCTGTGTCCCCAGCCTTGACCCTATGCCCACTCCTGTCACTCTTCCTGTgagcaccagccctgcctgtccctgtccccatccctgtcccctcagGCTGTCACTGACCGGGGCTTGGGCACCATGTCCTCAGGCACAGGGGTCCAGATGGACTCAGGTGATTTCTGCTCCCGGAAACGTCCCTCGAAGACAGCGGCCACTTGGGTCATGTCGAAGGCACAGACAGCTGatccagggatgctgaggggacGTGGGCACGGGGTGAAACCTCAACCCATGTCCTCCATGTCCCCTAGGAGCATGTAGAAGTGTCCCAGCCCCGAAGGTCTCAGTGGGGCACAAGAGGGTCCGACCTGTTGGCAGGCGTGGAGAAGACAGCCAGCACCACAGGGCGTCCATCCAGCTCCAAGATGTCCGTCACGGCTTGGATGACGTTGAAGTAGAAGTGGGAATCACCCGGCACGGAGCAGTTGAGCCGGGCCTTGAGGAAGGAGGTCCACTGCTTCTCCAGCACCCGCTGCGAGCCCCCCATATCGTTCTTGCAGACCCGGGCCACACGTGACACCACCACCTGTGGGGTGGACACCCATCACCACCTGGAACCCAACCCTGTGACCGTGTCTCAGACCACCGTGGAGGTGTAGCCGTGGAGGTGTAGCCATGGAGGTGCAGCCGTGGAGGTGTAGCCCACCTTCTCCAGGTAGTTGAACTCCATGGCAATTTCCCTGAAGAAGAAGTAGACGTGGCTCCTCCATTCCACCGCGTGCACGAAGTAGGGCTCTGTGGGGACAGTGGCAGGGTAAGGGATGTCCCAGATGGTGTCAAAGGAGATGGGGACAAGCCCCATGTGGCCTGTGGTAACCACCGGGCCGGGGGAAGCACCTTTGAACCATTTGGAGTCGTGTTTGACAGTGCGGAGCGTGGGGCTGTCCCCCAGGCTGCGGTAGATGACGGCGTCGATGGCCAGGAAATCCGTCACGGTGGCAGTGAAGAGCATCCCCCCTGCGTGGGACAGGGACATCAGCCAGGTGTGGGAAGgggacagcaggcagggcacCCAGTGGGATGCCACCACTGACCTGTGAAGAGGGCCACGTTGGCGTGCTTGGGGTCGTAGGGACAGCGGGCCATGCCGCTGATGTTGTCCCCGATGGGCTCCAGGGTGTCCATCTGGAACGGGCAAGACAGGACCATCAATGATGCCACCTGGGTAGAGGGGTCACCTGGACCCCATGGGGAGAGAGGGTCTTAGGGGTGACAGTGGGGTCCCAGATGTCCCCGGGGGGTGGGTGACTCACGCTGTAGTTGGCACAGACGGGGTTGAAGGCGTTGGTGCCACAGACAAAGAGCAGGCTCTCGTTACGCACCAGCAGCACCTTGATGAAGTTCCGGCACTCTGCCTGCATCAGCCAGAGGGGGTGGTCACCCCCTGGCACCCTGACCCCCACACAACCCCCCCAGGTCCCCATTGATGTCCAAGGGGGTTGTTTTTCAACCCCCAAATGGCATCGCCAGGACCAGTGCTgtgcctgctctgccagcctgaACTAATTAATGACAAAGCCAATTACCCAAGAGGCAAATAAATCACGGAGAcgtgggtgctggcagggaggagaagggtgACACTGGGGGGTGGAGACCCAGGGGGTGGCTTTTTCCATGTGACACAGGGCGTAGCGAG
This region of Heliangelus exortis chromosome 28, bHelExo1.hap1, whole genome shotgun sequence genomic DNA includes:
- the LOC139787998 gene encoding perilipin-3-like isoform X1 is translated as MARPSLLIGGDASLPFADWLPPRMNPALGGDAGIATGERDHDRGGVATDPPPPPGPKTGQGDPAPPHLAMAGASTTMSAENTVLADDGQELKQNVVSRVANLALVSCACRAVCTAYTSTKQSHPYVRTVCDAAEKGVKTLTAVAVSGAQPLLTKLEPQISTANEYACKGLDKLEEKLPILQQPPSQVVADTRELVSSTVRGAVGLVWGSVERTRWVLSSSVSSMVGSSLGRLLATGVDTVLGRSEEMVEPYLPEGSEEPAVEEVAVAERQGRRQSCFVRVGELSARLRDRALRGSLGELRRARHSAHHLLSQLRRVFELIEQGRQDTDGHVQSTRQHLHNMWLEWSQQDGQDAEPMEESEVEVRTLAMVRGLLHQLHSTCTRLASGARSLPSSVQETAGHIRHGVEGVQASLSNARSLHDLSDLVLAQSRETVTRAQLSVEELLEYVGQHTPLPWLVGPFAPTLVEYPEDVPVDMAKWEGCVTVGGTHRVPPAPQLCSQH
- the LOC139787998 gene encoding perilipin-3-like isoform X2, whose translation is MARPSLLIGGDASLPFADWLPPRMNPALGGDAGIATGERDHDRGGVATDPPPPPGPKTGQGDPAPPHLAMAGASTTMSAENTVLADDGQELKNVVSRVANLALVSCACRAVCTAYTSTKQSHPYVRTVCDAAEKGVKTLTAVAVSGAQPLLTKLEPQISTANEYACKGLDKLEEKLPILQQPPSQVVADTRELVSSTVRGAVGLVWGSVERTRWVLSSSVSSMVGSSLGRLLATGVDTVLGRSEEMVEPYLPEGSEEPAVEEVAVAERQGRRQSCFVRVGELSARLRDRALRGSLGELRRARHSAHHLLSQLRRVFELIEQGRQDTDGHVQSTRQHLHNMWLEWSQQDGQDAEPMEESEVEVRTLAMVRGLLHQLHSTCTRLASGARSLPSSVQETAGHIRHGVEGVQASLSNARSLHDLSDLVLAQSRETVTRAQLSVEELLEYVGQHTPLPWLVGPFAPTLVEYPEDVPVDMAKWEGCVTVGGTHRVPPAPQLCSQH
- the SEMA6B gene encoding LOW QUALITY PROTEIN: semaphorin-6B (The sequence of the model RefSeq protein was modified relative to this genomic sequence to represent the inferred CDS: deleted 1 base in 1 codon), whose translation is MGTPPRVCPPFVLLLLLAAEGTVRATFPEEPGPIAVASEDYVKHYAVFVGHGMSRQAGPEGGGTQRLNIQRILKVNRTLFIGDRDNVYRVSLEPTGAGEMRYHRKLTWRSNQHDISICRMKGKHEAECRNFIKVLLVRNESLLFVCGTNAFNPVCANYSMDTLEPIGDNISGMARCPYDPKHANVALFTGGMLFTATVTDFLAIDAVIYRSLGDSPTLRTVKHDSKWFKEPYFVHAVEWRSHVYFFFREIAMEFNYLEKVVVSRVARVCKNDMGGSQRVLEKQWTSFLKARLNCSVPGDSHFYFNVIQAVTDILELDGRPVVLAVFSTPANSIPGSAVCAFDMTQVAAVFEGRFREQKSPESIWTPVPEDMVPKPRPGCCASPGMPYNSSSTFPDEILSFVKTHPLMDEAVPALGHVPWILRTMSRYQLRKIVVDNAAGPWGNHTVVFLGSSTGTVLKFLIQPNASSSPTPATPGSQSIFLEEFETYQPGRCGRDTEDERRLLGLELDKAAGSLLLAFPPCVARVPVARCQQHSACMKNCLGSRDPYCGWTPEGSCVFLEPNPRVAFEQDITGGSTSHLGECEGLVTESFVDEPDGLVSVNLLVISSVAAFVIGAVISGFSVCWFIGHRDRKELARRKDKDTILGHGEGVVSVSRLGERRARGRQPGTLLAPLMPNGWPKELGKVTTTHHHHDLDSGVLPTPEQTPLQQKRCPGPLQNCTWEQSHNIINAALRDPGGSGTTGGTGRVHPTRGIPPLSCHPILVDQELEAELSNSSGDWGGRDPQEGSRSRQHPPPTSTHRPPRSSYGDFTGTPRPSPERRRVVSAPGGEGGGDYNQGPPPWHPEQLNFNANNGTGRPGAHLKRNHTFNSGEGVGVYGGHSTTPRTPTTTGPPPRALTDLHHLLHYGVERTPSGK